From Fusarium oxysporum f. sp. lycopersici 4287 chromosome 10, whole genome shotgun sequence, the proteins below share one genomic window:
- a CDS encoding carboxypeptidase D, producing the protein MRFSSISSISTALLGLIGSVSAFGGIAPDSRQFRTLERHGLTVFKHAATNSKLEYVTNSGICETTPGVGQYSGYLSVGKNHSMWFWFFEARHNAEKAPLAIWLNGGPGCSSMIGLFTEHGPCHFVNNDTEPTLNPHSWNEYANMLYIDQPIGTGFSVGTEDVNSTAQAAPYIWKFMQVFMDRFPKYKSREFGLFTQSYGGHYGPEFADYFLKKNDQIEKGDAKGHKIDMVALGINNGWIDPKRQFKSYATYANRNPYKQILGNKLLTRFINAYNKYCLPVINNCTQLEGQDDECAEADDACNTQMYTNLEIAGRTDFNVYDVRIGRDDVDPPETFLEYLTRADVMDAIGANTRFAECSDTVYANMATTGDGARSYVGPLADVVKRGINTLLWAGDTDWICNWEGVLWASYALEWPGQKKFVAAPFSNYTVNGTAHGRYKTVENLSFLKVWEAGHSVPYYQPETALQVFKQVMQKKPIKGT; encoded by the exons ATGCGCTTCTCGTCTATCTCGTCTATCTCGACTGCTCTTCTAGGCCTCATCGGATCGGTCAGTGCCTTCGGCGGTATTGCTCCTGATAGTAGACAGTTCAGAACCTTGGAGCGCCATGGCCTTACTGTCTTCAAGCATGCCGCTACCAATTCGAAGCTTGAGTATGTGACCAATTCAGGAATCTGCGAGACGACACCTGGTGTTGGCCAATACTCTGGATACTTGTCTGTTG GAAAAAACCATAGCATgtggttctggttcttcgAAGCTCGTCACAATGCTGAGAAGGCCCCCCTCGCTATCTGGCTCAACGGCGGTCCTGGGTGTTCCTCAATGATAGGCCTCTTCACAGAGCATGGGCCTTGTCACTTTGTCAATAACGACACTGAACCAACTCTCAACCCTCATTCCTGGAACGAGTACGCGAACATGCTCTACATCGATCAGCCAATCGGTACTGGCTTCAGTGTTGGAACCGAAGATGTCAACTCTACAGCACAAGCTGCCCCTTATATCTGGAAGTTTATGCAAGTCTTCATGGACCGGTTTCCCAAGTACAAATCCAGAGAGTTTGGTCTCTTTACACAATCCTACGGTGGACACTATGGCCCTGAATTCGCCGACTACTTCCTCAAGAAGAATGACCAAATCGAGAAGGGTGATGCTAAAGGCCACAAGATCGATATGGTAGCGCTGGGCATCAACAACGGCTGGATCGATCCTAAGAGGCAGTTCAAATCCTATGCAACATATGCCAACCGCAACCCCTACAAACAGATTCTTGGAAACAAACTTCTCACTCGTTTCATCAACGCCTACAATAAGTACTGTCTACCCGTCATCAACAACTGCACCCAACTTGAGggtcaagatgatgaatgCGCAGAGGCTGATGATGCATGCAACACCCAAATGTACACCAACCTCGAGATTGCAGGCAGAACCGACTTCAACGTTTACGATGTGCGTATCGGCAGGGATGATGTTGACCCGCCGGAGACGTTCCTTGAGTATCTCACACGGGCCGATGTTATGGATGCGATTGGAGCCAACACCCGTTTCGCCGAGTGCAGTGACACAGTTTATGCAAACATGGCGACGACGGGAGATG GTGCGCGTTCATATGTCGGGCCTTTGGCAGACGTTGTGAAGCGTGGTATCAACACGCTTCTGTGGGCTGGAGATACTG ATTGGATCTGCAACTGGGAGGGTGTCCTATGGGCATCTTATGCGCTCGAGTGGCCAGGCCAGAAGAAGTTTGTAGCAGCGCCCTTCAGCAATTACACGGTCAACGGCACAGCCCATGGCCGATACAAGACGGTAGAGAATCTGTCCTTCCTCAAGGTTTGGGAGGCCGGACATTCAGTGCCATATTATC AACCTGAGACCGCACTGCAAGTGTTCAAGCAGGTTATGCAGAAGAAGCCGATCAAGGGGACCTAA
- a CDS encoding N-acetylglucosaminylphosphatidylinositol deacetylase, which yields MNVLHIFAGLAVVVPGIYMFTASTAQSTIKNKRVCLLIAHPDDEAMFFSPTVLALTRPENGNHVKILCLSTGDADGLGEVRKKELVKSGLALGLQSEDDVFVVDNPTDFPDSMTRMWDKNLIARLLGSTFAPKFGQERKNNLKPTANIDILVTFDSNGVSSHPNHISLYLGARSFIQALTTASEWPSPVDLYTLSTVGIVRKYSAFMDFVPTLLSSIGVKDQDKERPESLVFMNQLVGRGAYGTAWSAMTQAHRSQMVWFRYGWITLSRYMVINDLRLEKVKPQ from the exons ATGAACGTTCTTCACATCTTCGCCGGCCTCGCCGTTGTGGTGCCAGGCATCTACATGTTCACAGCCAGCACTGCCCAATCGACAATCAAGAACAAGCGAGTTTGTCTCTTGATTGCGCATCCCGATGACGAAGCCATGTTCTTCTCCCCGACCGTCCTCGCCCTCACACGACCCGAGAACGGAAACCACGTCAAGATTCTATGCCTAAGCACTG GAGATGCCGACGGATTAGGAGAAGTTCGCAAGAAGGAGCTGGTCAAGAGCGGCCTGGCGCTGGGACTACAGAGCGAGGACGATGTTTTTGTGGTCGACAACCC CACCGACTTCCCCGACTCCATGACGAGAATGTGGGACAAGAACCTGATCGCTCGTCTGCTAGGAAGCACGTTTGCGCCCAAATTTGGCCAGGAGCGTAAGAACAATCTGAAGCCCACTGCCAACATTGACATCCTCGTTACATTTGACAGCAATGGCGTGTCTTCTCATCCCAACCATATCTCTCTCTACCTGGGTGCCAGATCCTTCATTCAGGCCCTTACCACCGCGTCCGAGTGGCCGAGCCCCGTCGATCTATATACTCTTTCCACCGTAGGCATTGTGCGCAAGTACTCTGCCTTCATGGACTTTGTTCCCACGCTACTCTCATCCATTGGTGTCAAGGACCAGGATAAGGAGCGACCCGAAAGTCTGGTTTTCATGAACCAGCTCGTTGGCCGTGGTGCCTATGGTACTGCTTGGAGCGCCATGACCCAAGCGCACAGAAGCCAGATGGTTTGGTTCCGCTATGGCTGGATCACTCTCAGCCGGTACATGGTCATTAATGATCTGCGTCTTGAAAAGGTTAAGCCACAGTAA
- a CDS encoding CPA1 family monovalent cation:H+ antiporter yields MAWSHLDITKPHLVYIILGGFTSLFMLCSSFIKERMYIGEATVATLCGVIFGPHAANLINPQEWGSTDIVTVEFSRIVLVVQCFAVGVELPKFYMERHWKSVVFLLVPVMTFGWLIVSLFIFWMIPALDWLDSLVVAACVTATDPVLASSVVGKGKFAKRVPKHLRDLLSAESGCNDGMAFPFIYLSLYLIQYKRDAQDVSFHFVVYVLLYECIFGAIYGFTIGYIARHGIKFAEKRDLIDRESFLVFYFVVALWCAGSGSILGMDDLLVGFAAGVGFSNDGWFGEKTEESHVSNVIDLLLNLTYFVYFGTIIPWSQFNDGRFGMMAWRLVVIAVFVLFFRRIPIMLALKPFIPDVKTWREALFAGHFGPIGVGAIFVAILARAELEHGEPVPLAEMPPENTDHYELIYLVWPIVCFMVVTSILVHGSSIAVFTLGKRINTLSLTMSYTAAPEDGPSWMNRLPRISSQSRSQARSISEASIDEEKGPQLPPDALVPPNGPYSHLLRRQRDQGGSRSSSVVSRKRKHKNWDDNGPGGPIAQSAIFPQRQSSTPLSPTEQYEQEESPSQGNTESTLAADDSSKEKDTDKIEKAEDSPAGSSGQKTPPKPVDVYEEGHDMIFENKDGDVLDVEPAPESHRHDEDHVPITAVKPGHDKLWTISGFKKRVGEVYNTEMEKRKEKGQDRRHEPARAYQFGNTIIVEDEDGEVVKTYELPTTKGENSEAGPSTTPGEKTAAKPGWTNFGGVFGGNSSNEQTRKKSIAENQAADDKAIRFTIGGVGQRMTKEDFIREVQKLDSRTRREVVEQSSASQAVKKVAKQDLPPETAIKVAKAAEHHSSGKAKAPEAPAASPSRHTGPSSPSKPSEEQGETAVERKRRLAVLSAQGDDEREEETGETPAERRRREAALGVGNGGDDSDDDEGTERVPPGRRGITFADSTRPSRGRAPR; encoded by the exons ATGGCGTGGAGTCATCTCGACATCACCAAGCCGCACTTGGTGTACATTATCCTCGGCGGCTTCACTTCCCTTTTCATGCTCTGCTCGTCCTTTATCAAGGAGCGCATGTACATTGGTGAAGCCACAGTCGCTACCCTCTGTGGCGTAATATTCGGTCCTCATGCAGCCAATTTGATCAATCCCCAGGAATGGGGTTCGACCGATATCGTTACCGTCGAGTTCTCCCGAATTGTTCTTGTTGTTCAATGTTTCGCCGTCGGGGTCGAATTGCCCAAGTTCTACATGGAGCGCCATTGGAAGTCTGTTGTCTTTCTTTTGGTCCCAGTAATGACGTTCGGCTGGCTCATTGTCAGTTTGTTCATCTTCTGGATGATCCCTGCATTGGATTGGCTCGATAGTCTTGTTGTGGCTGCGTGTGTCACTGCTACTGATCCTGTCCTGGCATCATCTGTGGTAGGAAAGGGCAAGTTTGCAAAGCGAGTCCCTAAGCATCTTCGAGATTTGCTGTCCGCCGAGTCTGGGTGCAACGACGGAATGGCATTCCCCTTCATTTATCTATCTCTGTACCTTATCCAGTACAAGCGAGATGCACAGGATGTGAGCTTCCATTTCGTTGTGTATGTTCTTCTCTACGAGTGCATCTTCGGCGCCATCTATGGTTTTACCATTGGTTACATCGCTCGCCATGGTATCAAATTCGCCGAAAAGCGCGACCTCATCGATCGAGAGAGTTTCCTGGTCTTCTACTTCGTTGTTGCGCTCTGGTGTGCCGGCTCTGGTAGTATCCTGGGCATGGACGATTTGCTCGTCGGTTTCGCAGCAGGAGTTGGTTTCTCCAACGACGGTTGGTTCGGTGAGAAAACTGAAGAGTCGCATGTTTCCAACGTTATCGATCTTTTGCTTAACTTGACTTATTTCGTTTACTTTGGAACCATCATCCCGTGGTCGCAATTCAACGATGGTCGATTTGGCATGATGGCTTGGCGTCTTGTGGTCATCGCCGTTTTTGTCCTGTTCTTCCGCCGGATTCCTATCATGCTGGCCCTCAAACCGTTTATACCGGACGTCAAAACATGGCGTGAAGCATTGTTCGCTGGTCATTTCGGCCCAATCGGCGTGGGCGCGATCTTCGTTGCGATCTTGGCACGAGCTGAATTGGAGCATGGCGAGCCGGTACCTTTGGCGGAGATGCCACCCGAGAATACTGATCATTATGAGCTCATATATCTCGTGTGGCCGATAGTGTGCTTCATGGTTGTCACGTCGATTCTTGTCCATGGCTCCTCAATTGCCGTCTTTACCCTTGGAAAGCGTATCAACACCTTGAGTTTGACCATGTCTTACACAGCTGCTCCCGAAGATGGACCATCTTGGATGAACCGACTACCCCGAATCTCTTCTCAATCCAGATCTCAAGCTAGATCCATCTCTGAGGCGTCCATCGACGAAGAGAAGGGACCCCAGCTCCCCCCCGATGCTCTGGTTCCTCCCAATGGGCCTTATAGTCATCTTTTGCGCAGACAGCGAGACCAAGGTGGCAGCCGCTCGTCATCGGTTGTGTCGCGAAAGCGCAAGCATAAGAACTGGGATGACAATGGCCCCGGAGGACCAATTGCTCAGTCTGCAATCTTCCCCCAGCGACAATCATCTACGCCTTTATCCCCTACAGAACAGTACGAGCAAGAGGAATCACCTTCACAAGGCAACACCGAATCAACTTTGGCGGCTGATGATAGctccaaggagaaggataccgacaagattgagaaggCAGAAGATAGCCCTGCCGGCAGCAGCGGCCAGAAGACACCCCCCAAGCCTGTGGATGTATACGAGGAGGGCCATGATATGATATTCGAGAACAAGGACGGGGACGTTCTTGATGTCGAACCCGCTCCCGAATCTCACAGACATGACGAAGACCATGTGCCCATCACAGCCGTTAAGCCTGGCCACGACAAGCTATGGACTATCTCTGGTTTCAAGAAGAGGGTGGGTGAAGTCTACAACACTGAAATGGAAAAGCGCAAGGAAAAGGGCCAAGATCGACGACACGAACCTGCCAGAGCCTACCAATTTGGAAATACG ATTATTGTCGAAGACGAGGACGGTGAAGTCGTTAAAACCTATGAACTGCCCACGACCAAGGGTGAAAACTCAGAAGCTGGTCCTAGCACCACACCCGGCGAGAAGACAGCAGCCAAACCTGGTTGGACCAATTTTGGAGGTGTATTCGGAGGCAACAGCTCAAATGAACAGACTAGGAAGAAGTCTATTGCGGAGAACCAAGCAGCCGATGACAAGGCCATTCGATTCACAATTGGCGGTGTTGGTCAACGCATGACTAAGGAGGACTTTATCCGTGAAGTACAGAAGCTGGATTCACGAACAAGGAGGGAAGTTGTAGAGCAATCGTCTGCCTCGCAAGCCGTCAAGAAGGTTGCCAAACAGGACCTGCCACCTGAGACTGCAATCAAGgttgccaaggctgctgagcatCACTCTAGCGGGAAGGCGAAGGCACCGGAGGCTCCAGCTGCATCTCCCTCCCGGCATACAGGCCCTTCGAGCCCATCCAAGCCGTCCGAAGAGCAGGGTGAGACAGCTGTTGAGCGCAAGCGTCGTCTCGCCGTTCTATCAGCTCAGGGGGACGATGAGCGCGAGGAAGAGACTGGCGAGACACCCGctgagaggaggagaagagaggctgCTCTGGGTGTAGGCAATGGAGGTGATGAcagtgatgacgacgagggcACCGAGAGAGTGCCGCCTGGTCGACGAGGCATCACATTTGCTGATTCGACACGGCCCAGCAGGGGAAGAGCTCCGAGGTAG